A portion of the Fusobacterium perfoetens ATCC 29250 genome contains these proteins:
- the nrdG gene encoding anaerobic ribonucleoside-triphosphate reductase activating protein: MKIISIVENDPINSMTGFTLTFYFAGCDHYCKGCFSQNTWDYESGQEYEIEDIKELILNSRWKNVTFLGGDPFYFKNREEVIELIYFIKKNTSKNIYLWTGYTIEEIQEWIDPSIIDYLIEGRFEIDRKDLRLKLRGSSNQRVFHKGIEMKDIDKIN, encoded by the coding sequence ATGAAAATAATATCAATAGTAGAAAATGACCCAATAAATAGTATGACAGGTTTCACTTTAACATTTTATTTTGCAGGGTGTGACCATTATTGTAAAGGGTGTTTTTCGCAAAATACTTGGGATTATGAAAGTGGTCAAGAATATGAGATAGAAGACATAAAAGAACTTATTCTTAATTCTCGTTGGAAAAATGTAACTTTTTTAGGTGGGGATCCATTTTATTTTAAAAATAGAGAAGAAGTCATAGAGCTTATCTATTTCATTAAAAAAAATACGAGTAAAAATATTTATTTATGGACAGGATATACTATAGAAGAAATTCAAGAATGGATTGACCCAAGTATCATTGATTATCTTATAGAAGGAAGATTTGAAATTGATAGAAAAGATTTAAGGCTAAAACTTCGTGGAAGCTCTAACCAGAGAGTATTTCATAAGGGAATTGAGATGAAAGATATAGATAAAATAAATTAA